A stretch of the Hypomesus transpacificus isolate Combined female chromosome 12, fHypTra1, whole genome shotgun sequence genome encodes the following:
- the LOC124474577 gene encoding uncharacterized protein LOC124474577 isoform X2, producing the protein MVDASTACRMNPLAALGMDRASLMRESIRVQGGMVYPGIRTLSTEKAREGASMPLGYDLLYKPDVSLDSRKTGNGYMGLYKNPPPGLQKPMVVPGPGGESMGLDPRVGQVEKPIELGLAGSNGFLRLPWVSPYPDAGMYPFLDSSKYAALNMYKASFLSQPSHYLPQHLAYQSLCSGAGGSAAGAERLLYLPSYPPTSHSPLVHHQDKSMQGLGPRIHHESSAFGQQLQQVQAQQHHQAQVQAQVQAQVQAQVQAQVQAQVQQQQQHAQAQAQAQAHSERQHSSSSSNNSKLNRTSSSKGSGSSYSHSSNSSSIVSSGNGGNDTSTSSSGTNSSSHPVDSSPALLTQSSRSIPRPLQPSGSAPPPPLIDSTLDFQKSLFRSPTSSSSSAPHPCYAGGTAGEHRSPARSGGHAHKAKEGSLDNKNGERKPSKSPLKTSSERPTSQQAPAKEPADKPLDLSAAKILELEAGHPNGYTSKLEALAKLGYLPAARYGLAPNRELVKETLSPSLAMAGATSKTSERPEIISTAHSSWLVPSPASGPNADPNHNKSSSTIKNKNLESVSQQQQRSSSCPRIGEGNGAVAPGQAVAVVAPGGRPSSVSPSPKSNGDWPRVSPSQPDKAALSTSLASHSGRHPKTPVKPEPQEMAFKPQQPHQPHLENSRPSSHMYSESYLPPSIAYANRLAYANLPYSVPEGMSLPHMTMQGKGPVYPHPVLMGNSSLYPPRLTPKHGLPYGIPPNHGDYLTYHDSKEMVHPLMVSHLGMDAKERLDLRSRPQEKPWSHDGSPYRNQMASDTESPRKNEKEINLATGQDSKLPSKPFTGGKEEIVCIDLLQSDMDSDSSMSKHSSPSVRRRYPGKQLGCESSYSASDRREPEPLRTSQVAEHRLGDPEKQLEQRCLPRPLDPHKGFPSHPNPSRPEAPMSPYHCEDSPSPAEGSPLPDLPEEQTLRCARTSGERPIKDRGPWNRSSGERAYGDPTDESRIARVQPCENRALEDRASGNRNVGGRAFENRVLGDRSCENHEDRTCGVNSSGDGNSGDQPFRDPENRSHRDYSFEHRPSDYNRNGDCTGQNQTLAKPGLKAELISEDQLNHYEDLKYSQCQDDTDSMADEDEGHGSSKSRRSSLAKRIANSSGYVGDRFKCVTTELYADSSKLSREQRALQMEGLRREDSNLSQPAAYCERAMQRFSELELKEKEGGGGGGAPAVDLDLADSQRGEREGEREREGEREGEREGDEDWERRQSRARQEVAAANKTHRDGGVLPTCPHNRVPVLQRCPLSGSLLLQERGHALPVEEGKRGVENEERTRRMEKDEEVWARRKEEEEEVSARRRGEEKAREEEAMEDAGKWEERGMAREERREERDYVPQWEQHSRLPTLDAVAHRAASPGSMAASIPTPSSIYTPASIPTQVPTKKRTYALELCQHSSRGQAKEAGDKEGDEMTVPAKRVKLATDPSEPSVPEEVKNLKVCIELTGLRLSKPRLSSELIGQRLDKPRLSPEMTGLRLDKPRLSTELSQWPPFNPRPLEMSLAPVVGQPNPGLEVCGLDRKYKPGSQEDRMLKRRSEVNRSWCEEKFSSREEERGRLGQPVVWSLVGICYAFTVACHSSRNDGNVKIGYFSVSFYTIALTQTGC; encoded by the exons ATG GTGGATGCGAGCACTGCCTGCAGAATGAACCCGCTAGCTGCCTTAGGCATGGACCGCGCTAGCCTGATGAGGGAGAGCATTCGTGTCCAAGGTGGAATGGTTTACCCCGGAATCCGCACCCTCTCCACCGAGAAAGCCAGAGAAGGTGCATCCATGCCTCTCGGCTATGACCTTCTCTACAAACCTGATGTGTCCTTAGACAGTAGAAAGACTGGTAATGGCTACATGGGACTGTATAAAAACCCTCCTCCTGGACTGCAGAAGCCTATGGTTGTTCCcggccctggaggagagagtaTGGGGCTGGACCCGAGAGTCGGTCAGGTGGAAAAGCCTATTGAGCTGGGTCTGGCTGGGTCCAATGGCTTTCTGAGACTGCCCTGGGTGAGCCCGTACCCTGACGCCGGAATGTACCCTTTCCTGGACTCGAGCAAATATGCCGCTCTGAACATGTACAAGGCATCCTTTTTGTCCCAGCCCTCACATTATCTCCCCCAGCACCTGGCCTACCAGTCTCTCTGCTCAGGGGCAGGAGGCAGTGCTGCAGGGGCTGAAAGGCTCCTCTACCtgccctcctaccctcctaccTCCCACTCGCCACTGGTGCACCACCAGGACAAGAGCATGCAAGGCCTGGGGCCCAGGATCCACCACGAGTCCTCTGCCTTTGGGCAGCAGCTGCAACAAGTCCAAGCCCAACAACATCACCAAGCCCAAGTTCAAGCCCAAGTTCAGGCCCAAGTTCAGGCCCAAGTTCAGGCCCAAGTTCAGGCCCAagttcagcagcagcagcaacatgcCCAGGCCCAAGCCCAAGCTCAGGCCCACAGCGAAAGGCAACACAGTAGCAGTAGTAGTAACAATAGTAAACTTAACAGGACATCCTCTAGTAAGGGCTCTGGCAGCAGCTACAGtcacagtagtaacagtagcaGTATTGTCAGCAGTGGTAATGGTGGTAATGATACTAGTACTAGTAGTAGTGGAACTAACAGCAGTAGCCACCCAGTAGATTCCAGCCCAGCACTTCTGACCCAGTCATCACGCAGCATCCCCaggcccctccagccctctgggtccgcgcccccccctcctctcatagACAGCACTTTGGACTTTCAGAAGTCTCTGTTCAGAAGTCCgacttcctcctcgtcctcagcTCCCCATCCGTGTTACGCCGGCGGCACGGCCGGCGAGCACCGTTCCCCGGCGCGCTCTGGCGGACACGCCCACAAAGCCAAAGAAGGCAGTTTGGACAACAAGAACGGAGAGAGGAAGCCAAGCAAGTCCCCGTTAAAGACCTCGTCCGAGAGACCGACCTCCCAACAGGCTCCTGCCAAAGAGCCAGCAGACAAGCCTCTGGATCTGTCTGCGGCCAAAATCCTGGAATTGGAAGCGGGGCACCCTAACGGGTACACCTCCAAACTCGAGGCCTTGGCTAAGCTGGGCTATCTACCTGCAGCCCGATACGGCTTAGCGCCCAACCGAGAGCTTGTCAAAGAGACCCTCTCCCCGTCCTTGGCCATGGCAGGGGCGACCTCCAAAACATCAGAGCGCCCCGAGATAATCAGCACGGCTCACTCCTCCTGGCTGGTCCCCAGTCCAGCCTCTGGTCCTAACGCCGACCCAAACCACAACAAATCCTCGTCCACGATAAAGAACAAGAACCTGGAGAGTGTttcgcagcagcagcagagaagcTCCTCTTGTCCCAGGATAGGGGAAGGAAACGGAGCCGTAGCCCCCGGCCAAGCCGTCGCCGTGGTTGCGCCTGGTGGTCGACcttcctctgtgtctccctctcccaaaTCCAATGGGGATTGGCCTCGCGTGTCCCCCAGCCAACCAGACAAAGCCGCCCTCTCCACCTCGCTTGCCAGCCACTCTGGGAGACACCCCAAGACTCCCGTCAAACCTGAGCCACAAGAGATGGCCTTTAAGCCCCAGCAGCCGCACCAGCCCCACCTGGAGAACAGCCGTCCCTCGAGCCACATGTACAGCGAATCCTACCTGCCGCCCAGTATAGCATACGCTAACCGCTTAGCCTACGCTAACCTCCCCTACTCGGTCCCAGAGGGCATGTCGCTGCCACACATGACGATGCAAGGCAAAGGACCTGTATATCCCCACCCAGTTCTCATGGGCAACAGCAGCCTCTACCCTCCTCGTCTGACCCCCAAACATGGCCTGCCGTATGGGATCCCCCCCAACCACGGAGACTACCTGACCTATCACGACTCCAAGGAGATGGTCCACCCGCTCATGGTTTCTCACCTGGGCATGGACGCGAAGGAGCGACTGGACCTGAGATCCAGGCCCCAGGAGAAGCCTTGGAGCCACGACGGTTCACCTTACAGAAACCAAATGGCCTCAGATACCGAATCTCCACgcaagaatgagaaagagattaACTTGGCCACAGGCCAAGATTCAAAGCTGCCGAGCAAGCCTTTCACCGGGGGGAAGGAAGAAATAGTCTGCATTGACCTGCTCCAATCTGATATGGACAGCGACTCGTCCATGAGCAAGCACAGCTCGCCCAGTGTGAGGAGAAGGTATCCAGGAAAGCAACTTGGATGCGAGAGCAGCTATTCAGCCAGTGACAGGAGAGAGCCAGAGCCGCTTCGGACGAGCCAGGTGGCCGAGCACAGACTGGGGGATCCAGAAAAGCAGCTTGAGCAGCGCTGCCTGCCCAGGCCTCTAGACCCCCACAAGGGCTTCCCCTCACACCCAAACCCCTCCCGCCCAGAGGCCCCCATGTCCCCTTATCATTGTGAGGACAGCCCAAGCCCCGCGGAGGGCAGCCCCCTGCCAGACCTACCGGAGGAACAAACCCTGCGCTGTGCTCGCACCTCAGGGGAACGCCCCATTAAAGACCGCGGGCCCTGGAACCGTTCTTCCGGAGAACGTGCCTACGGGGATCCGACCGACGAGAGCAGAATCGCGAGGGTCCAGCCCTGCGAGAACCGTGCTCTTGAGGATCGCGCATCCGGGAACAGGAACGTCGGAGGGCGCGCCTTTGAAAACCGGGTTCTCGGGGACCGTTCTTGTGAGAACCATGAGGATCGTACGTGTGGAGTTAATTCGTCCGGGGACGGTAATTCCGGGGACCAACCGTTTAGGGACCCGGAGAATCGTTCTCACAGGGACTATTCTTTTGAGCACCGTCCGTCTGATTACAACAGAAACGGGGACTGCACTGGTCAGAACCAAACCTTAGCCAAGCCAGGTTTAAAGGCAGAATTGATCAGCGAGGATCAGTTGAACCACTACGAGGACCTGAAATACTCACAATGCCAGGATGACACAGACTCAATGGCAGATGAGGATGAGGGCCACGGTTCCTCAAAGAGCCGGCGGTCGAGCCTGGCCAAACGCATCGCCAACTCCTCGGGATATGTGGGCGACCGCTTCAAGTGTGTCACGACGGAGCTGTATGCCGACTCCAGTAAACTGAGCCGGGAGCAAAGAGCACTTCAg ATGGAAGGATTAAGACGAGAGGACAGTAATTTAAGTCAACCAGCCGCTTACTGTGAG CGTGCAATGCAGCGCTTCTCTGAGCTGGAGctgaaggagaaagaaggaggaggaggaggaggggcgccGGCGGTGGATCTGGACTTGGCAGACAGCCagcggggggagagggagggggagagggagagggagggagagagggagggggagagggagggagacgaagACTGGGAGCGCAGACAGAGCAGAGCCAGGCAAGAGGTTGCGGCTGCCAACAAGACCCACAGAGACG GTGGTGTGTTGCCAACATGCCCCCACAACAGAGTACCTGTTCTCCAGCGATGCCCACTCTCCGGCTCGCTCCTGCTCCAGGAGAGAGGGCACGCTCTCCCCgtggaagagggaaagaggggggtggagaacGAGGAGAGGACCAGAAGAATGGAGAAAGACGAGGAGGTGTGGgcgaggagaaaagaggaggaggaggaagtgtcggcgaggaggagaggggaggagaaggcgagggaggaggaagCGATGGAGGATGCTGGGAAATGGGAGGAGCGGGGGAtggcgagagaggagaggagggaagagagagactatGTCCCCCAGTGGGAACAGCACTCTCGTCTGCCCACTCTGGATGCTGTGGCCCACAGGGCCGCCAGTCCCGGATCTATGGCAGCCTCCATACCCACCCCATCCTCCATATACACCCCAGCCTCCATACCCACCCAGGTGCCCACCAAGAAACGCACATACGCCCTGGAACTCTGCCAGCATTCTAGCCGGGGCCAGGCGAAGGAGGCCGGGGATAAAGAGGGAGACGAAATGACAGTCCCAGCCAAACGAGTCAAGCTAGCAACTG acccctCAGAGCCCTCTGTCCCGGAGGAGGTGAAGAACCTGAAGGTCTGCATCGAGCTGACTGGCCTCAGACTCAGCAAGCCCCGCCTCTCCTCCGAGTTGATAG GCCAACGGCTCGACAAGCCCCGCCTCTCCCCTGAGATGACTGGCCTTCGACTCGACAAGCCCCGCCTCTCCACCGAGCTCAGCCAATGGCCGCCTTTTA
- the LOC124474577 gene encoding uncharacterized protein LOC124474577 isoform X3, translating into MVDASTACRMNPLAALGMDRASLMRESIRVQGGMVYPGIRTLSTEKAREGASMPLGYDLLYKPDVSLDSRKTGNGYMGLYKNPPPGLQKPMVVPGPGGESMGLDPRVGQVEKPIELGLAGSNGFLRLPWVSPYPDAGMYPFLDSSKYAALNMYKASFLSQPSHYLPQHLAYQSLCSGAGGSAAGAERLLYLPSYPPTSHSPLVHHQDKSMQGLGPRIHHESSAFGQQLQQVQAQQHHQAQVQAQVQAQVQAQVQAQVQAQVQQQQQHAQAQAQAQAHSERQHSSSSSNNSKLNRTSSSKGSGSSYSHSSNSSSIVSSGNGGNDTSTSSSGTNSSSHPVDSSPALLTQSSRSIPRPLQPSGSAPPPPLIDSTLDFQKSLFRSPTSSSSSAPHPCYAGGTAGEHRSPARSGGHAHKAKEGSLDNKNGERKPSKSPLKTSSERPTSQQAPAKEPADKPLDLSAAKILELEAGHPNGYTSKLEALAKLGYLPAARYGLAPNRELVKETLSPSLAMAGATSKTSERPEIISTAHSSWLVPSPASGPNADPNHNKSSSTIKNKNLESVSQQQQRSSSCPRIGEGNGAVAPGQAVAVVAPGGRPSSVSPSPKSNGDWPRVSPSQPDKAALSTSLASHSGRHPKTPVKPEPQEMAFKPQQPHQPHLENSRPSSHMYSESYLPPSIAYANRLAYANLPYSVPEGMSLPHMTMQGKGPVYPHPVLMGNSSLYPPRLTPKHGLPYGIPPNHGDYLTYHDSKEMVHPLMVSHLGMDAKERLDLRSRPQEKPWSHDGSPYRNQMASDTESPRKNEKEINLATGQDSKLPSKPFTGGKEEIVCIDLLQSDMDSDSSMSKHSSPSVRRRYPGKQLGCESSYSASDRREPEPLRTSQVAEHRLGDPEKQLEQRCLPRPLDPHKGFPSHPNPSRPEAPMSPYHCEDSPSPAEGSPLPDLPEEQTLRCARTSGERPIKDRGPWNRSSGERAYGDPTDESRIARVQPCENRALEDRASGNRNVGGRAFENRVLGDRSCENHEDRTCGVNSSGDGNSGDQPFRDPENRSHRDYSFEHRPSDYNRNGDCTGQNQTLAKPGLKAELISEDQLNHYEDLKYSQCQDDTDSMADEDEGHGSSKSRRSSLAKRIANSSGYVGDRFKCVTTELYADSSKLSREQRALQRAMQRFSELELKEKEGGGGGGAPAVDLDLADSQRGEREGEREREGEREGEREGDEDWERRQSRARQEVAAANKTHRDGGVLPTCPHNRVPVLQRCPLSGSLLLQERGHALPVEEGKRGVENEERTRRMEKDEEVWARRKEEEEEVSARRRGEEKAREEEAMEDAGKWEERGMAREERREERDYVPQWEQHSRLPTLDAVAHRAASPGSMAASIPTPSSIYTPASIPTQVPTKKRTYALELCQHSSRGQAKEAGDKEGDEMTVPAKRVKLATDPSEPSVPEEVKNLKVCIELTGLRLSKPRLSSELIGQRLDKPRLSSELIGQRLDKPRLSPEMTGLRLDKPRLSTELSQWPPFNPRPLEMSLAPVVGQPNPGLEVCGLDRKYKPGSQEDRMLKRRSEVNRSWCEEKFSSREEERGRLGQPVVWSLVGICYAFTVACHSSRNDGNVKIGYFSVSFYTIALTQTGC; encoded by the exons ATG GTGGATGCGAGCACTGCCTGCAGAATGAACCCGCTAGCTGCCTTAGGCATGGACCGCGCTAGCCTGATGAGGGAGAGCATTCGTGTCCAAGGTGGAATGGTTTACCCCGGAATCCGCACCCTCTCCACCGAGAAAGCCAGAGAAGGTGCATCCATGCCTCTCGGCTATGACCTTCTCTACAAACCTGATGTGTCCTTAGACAGTAGAAAGACTGGTAATGGCTACATGGGACTGTATAAAAACCCTCCTCCTGGACTGCAGAAGCCTATGGTTGTTCCcggccctggaggagagagtaTGGGGCTGGACCCGAGAGTCGGTCAGGTGGAAAAGCCTATTGAGCTGGGTCTGGCTGGGTCCAATGGCTTTCTGAGACTGCCCTGGGTGAGCCCGTACCCTGACGCCGGAATGTACCCTTTCCTGGACTCGAGCAAATATGCCGCTCTGAACATGTACAAGGCATCCTTTTTGTCCCAGCCCTCACATTATCTCCCCCAGCACCTGGCCTACCAGTCTCTCTGCTCAGGGGCAGGAGGCAGTGCTGCAGGGGCTGAAAGGCTCCTCTACCtgccctcctaccctcctaccTCCCACTCGCCACTGGTGCACCACCAGGACAAGAGCATGCAAGGCCTGGGGCCCAGGATCCACCACGAGTCCTCTGCCTTTGGGCAGCAGCTGCAACAAGTCCAAGCCCAACAACATCACCAAGCCCAAGTTCAAGCCCAAGTTCAGGCCCAAGTTCAGGCCCAAGTTCAGGCCCAAGTTCAGGCCCAagttcagcagcagcagcaacatgcCCAGGCCCAAGCCCAAGCTCAGGCCCACAGCGAAAGGCAACACAGTAGCAGTAGTAGTAACAATAGTAAACTTAACAGGACATCCTCTAGTAAGGGCTCTGGCAGCAGCTACAGtcacagtagtaacagtagcaGTATTGTCAGCAGTGGTAATGGTGGTAATGATACTAGTACTAGTAGTAGTGGAACTAACAGCAGTAGCCACCCAGTAGATTCCAGCCCAGCACTTCTGACCCAGTCATCACGCAGCATCCCCaggcccctccagccctctgggtccgcgcccccccctcctctcatagACAGCACTTTGGACTTTCAGAAGTCTCTGTTCAGAAGTCCgacttcctcctcgtcctcagcTCCCCATCCGTGTTACGCCGGCGGCACGGCCGGCGAGCACCGTTCCCCGGCGCGCTCTGGCGGACACGCCCACAAAGCCAAAGAAGGCAGTTTGGACAACAAGAACGGAGAGAGGAAGCCAAGCAAGTCCCCGTTAAAGACCTCGTCCGAGAGACCGACCTCCCAACAGGCTCCTGCCAAAGAGCCAGCAGACAAGCCTCTGGATCTGTCTGCGGCCAAAATCCTGGAATTGGAAGCGGGGCACCCTAACGGGTACACCTCCAAACTCGAGGCCTTGGCTAAGCTGGGCTATCTACCTGCAGCCCGATACGGCTTAGCGCCCAACCGAGAGCTTGTCAAAGAGACCCTCTCCCCGTCCTTGGCCATGGCAGGGGCGACCTCCAAAACATCAGAGCGCCCCGAGATAATCAGCACGGCTCACTCCTCCTGGCTGGTCCCCAGTCCAGCCTCTGGTCCTAACGCCGACCCAAACCACAACAAATCCTCGTCCACGATAAAGAACAAGAACCTGGAGAGTGTttcgcagcagcagcagagaagcTCCTCTTGTCCCAGGATAGGGGAAGGAAACGGAGCCGTAGCCCCCGGCCAAGCCGTCGCCGTGGTTGCGCCTGGTGGTCGACcttcctctgtgtctccctctcccaaaTCCAATGGGGATTGGCCTCGCGTGTCCCCCAGCCAACCAGACAAAGCCGCCCTCTCCACCTCGCTTGCCAGCCACTCTGGGAGACACCCCAAGACTCCCGTCAAACCTGAGCCACAAGAGATGGCCTTTAAGCCCCAGCAGCCGCACCAGCCCCACCTGGAGAACAGCCGTCCCTCGAGCCACATGTACAGCGAATCCTACCTGCCGCCCAGTATAGCATACGCTAACCGCTTAGCCTACGCTAACCTCCCCTACTCGGTCCCAGAGGGCATGTCGCTGCCACACATGACGATGCAAGGCAAAGGACCTGTATATCCCCACCCAGTTCTCATGGGCAACAGCAGCCTCTACCCTCCTCGTCTGACCCCCAAACATGGCCTGCCGTATGGGATCCCCCCCAACCACGGAGACTACCTGACCTATCACGACTCCAAGGAGATGGTCCACCCGCTCATGGTTTCTCACCTGGGCATGGACGCGAAGGAGCGACTGGACCTGAGATCCAGGCCCCAGGAGAAGCCTTGGAGCCACGACGGTTCACCTTACAGAAACCAAATGGCCTCAGATACCGAATCTCCACgcaagaatgagaaagagattaACTTGGCCACAGGCCAAGATTCAAAGCTGCCGAGCAAGCCTTTCACCGGGGGGAAGGAAGAAATAGTCTGCATTGACCTGCTCCAATCTGATATGGACAGCGACTCGTCCATGAGCAAGCACAGCTCGCCCAGTGTGAGGAGAAGGTATCCAGGAAAGCAACTTGGATGCGAGAGCAGCTATTCAGCCAGTGACAGGAGAGAGCCAGAGCCGCTTCGGACGAGCCAGGTGGCCGAGCACAGACTGGGGGATCCAGAAAAGCAGCTTGAGCAGCGCTGCCTGCCCAGGCCTCTAGACCCCCACAAGGGCTTCCCCTCACACCCAAACCCCTCCCGCCCAGAGGCCCCCATGTCCCCTTATCATTGTGAGGACAGCCCAAGCCCCGCGGAGGGCAGCCCCCTGCCAGACCTACCGGAGGAACAAACCCTGCGCTGTGCTCGCACCTCAGGGGAACGCCCCATTAAAGACCGCGGGCCCTGGAACCGTTCTTCCGGAGAACGTGCCTACGGGGATCCGACCGACGAGAGCAGAATCGCGAGGGTCCAGCCCTGCGAGAACCGTGCTCTTGAGGATCGCGCATCCGGGAACAGGAACGTCGGAGGGCGCGCCTTTGAAAACCGGGTTCTCGGGGACCGTTCTTGTGAGAACCATGAGGATCGTACGTGTGGAGTTAATTCGTCCGGGGACGGTAATTCCGGGGACCAACCGTTTAGGGACCCGGAGAATCGTTCTCACAGGGACTATTCTTTTGAGCACCGTCCGTCTGATTACAACAGAAACGGGGACTGCACTGGTCAGAACCAAACCTTAGCCAAGCCAGGTTTAAAGGCAGAATTGATCAGCGAGGATCAGTTGAACCACTACGAGGACCTGAAATACTCACAATGCCAGGATGACACAGACTCAATGGCAGATGAGGATGAGGGCCACGGTTCCTCAAAGAGCCGGCGGTCGAGCCTGGCCAAACGCATCGCCAACTCCTCGGGATATGTGGGCGACCGCTTCAAGTGTGTCACGACGGAGCTGTATGCCGACTCCAGTAAACTGAGCCGGGAGCAAAGAGCACTTCAg CGTGCAATGCAGCGCTTCTCTGAGCTGGAGctgaaggagaaagaaggaggaggaggaggaggggcgccGGCGGTGGATCTGGACTTGGCAGACAGCCagcggggggagagggagggggagagggagagggagggagagagggagggggagagggagggagacgaagACTGGGAGCGCAGACAGAGCAGAGCCAGGCAAGAGGTTGCGGCTGCCAACAAGACCCACAGAGACG GTGGTGTGTTGCCAACATGCCCCCACAACAGAGTACCTGTTCTCCAGCGATGCCCACTCTCCGGCTCGCTCCTGCTCCAGGAGAGAGGGCACGCTCTCCCCgtggaagagggaaagaggggggtggagaacGAGGAGAGGACCAGAAGAATGGAGAAAGACGAGGAGGTGTGGgcgaggagaaaagaggaggaggaggaagtgtcggcgaggaggagaggggaggagaaggcgagggaggaggaagCGATGGAGGATGCTGGGAAATGGGAGGAGCGGGGGAtggcgagagaggagaggagggaagagagagactatGTCCCCCAGTGGGAACAGCACTCTCGTCTGCCCACTCTGGATGCTGTGGCCCACAGGGCCGCCAGTCCCGGATCTATGGCAGCCTCCATACCCACCCCATCCTCCATATACACCCCAGCCTCCATACCCACCCAGGTGCCCACCAAGAAACGCACATACGCCCTGGAACTCTGCCAGCATTCTAGCCGGGGCCAGGCGAAGGAGGCCGGGGATAAAGAGGGAGACGAAATGACAGTCCCAGCCAAACGAGTCAAGCTAGCAACTG acccctCAGAGCCCTCTGTCCCGGAGGAGGTGAAGAACCTGAAGGTCTGCATCGAGCTGACTGGCCTCAGACTCAGCAAGCCCCGCCTCTCCTCCGAGTTGATAGGCCAACGGCTTGACAAGCCCCGCCTCTCCTCTGAGCTGATAGGCCAACGGCTCGACAAGCCCCGCCTCTCCCCTGAGATGACTGGCCTTCGACTCGACAAGCCCCGCCTCTCCACCGAGCTCAGCCAATGGCCGCCTTTTA